The Verrucomicrobiia bacterium nucleotide sequence GGTCACGGTGAGGAGTTCCCCATCCGGGGTGACGGTGGCGGGAACGGTGACGCCATTGAGTTGGAGGGTGACGGAGGCCGGGACGATGCGGGAGATGCCGTTGGTAATGGAGGCGGCGAAGGAAAGGAGCGGGGGCAGGCCGGACGAGCCGTTGGCGGGCTGGAGGCTGAGCAGGCGCGGCGTGGAGGGCGGGGGCGCCGCGACCACGGAGAACGGTGCCGAGGCGAGGATCTCGTAGGAGTCGTTGTAGAGGAAATGGGCGACGTATTCGCCGGGCGAGGTCAGTCCGGTTGGAAAGTCGAGGGTGCCGTCGGTGAGGCCCTCGGTGGCGGTTCGTGTTCCCCCGACATAGAACCACAGGGTGGCCGGGGTGCCGGGCCCGGGGGTCTGGCCTTCGCGGTAGAGTCCCACCCAGTCGGTCGGGGTTCCCCAGCCGTTGAGGAAGGAGATTTCGATGGGTTCGCCGACGCCGTAGGTGCGGCGTGAGGAACGGACGAGAGTGGTGGCGGGGTCCACGACAGAGAGGGTGTGGTGGGCGAGTTCGGTATAGCCGTCGTTGAGGAGGAGGAAGACGGTCCAGTCGCCGGCGAGGGAGAGTCCGTTCGGGAAGGTGATGGAGCCTTCATGGAGCCCGAGATGGCCGCCGCCGCTGCCGGTGCCATCGACGTAGCGCCAGAGGGTGGAGGGGACGGAGCCGGGGACGACCTCGATGGGGTACACGCCGATCCAGTCCTTGGGATTGCCGGGCCCGTCGGCGAAGGCGACAACGATATCCTCGCCGGCGAGGTAGGTGTCGTATTGGGGAAGGACGGACGGGGTGGCGGCCGGGGCGTGGAGGGTGGCGGCGAGGGCGCAGGCGAGGGCCGTCAGGGCGGTGAACGTGCGGCGGTGGGAGGGGTCGATGGAATTCATGTTGGGGAATGGCGTCGGGGATGAGTTCACGGGGTGCAGACTACGGGGGTGCGGCCGTCGGGGCCGGGTTTGGCCCACTCCTGGACGATGATTTCACCCTTGGGGGAGGCGATGGGGTGCCAATCGGTGTCGGAGAGGCGGCGCACGAGGCGGTGGGTTTGGGCTTCGAGGCGGCCCATGGACAGGGCCTCGCCGGCGGCCTGGGCTTGTCCGGTGCGGCGTTTGAGTTCGGGAGTGAAGGTTTCGAGGTAGGCGACCTCCCAGGAGCGGCGGTCCTCGGGGCGTCCCGTGCGGGAGATCACCAGGGCGCGGAAGCCATCCTCTACAGGGCCGTCCACGCCGCGGATGGGGGGTGCGGCGTCGCGGGGGCCGATGAAGATGCGTTGGGCACTGAGGTCGTAGAAGAAGCCTTTTTCAGCGGGGTCGGATTGGGCGCGCCAGGCGCGCAGCGAGACGATGGCGGCGGCAGCGAGGAGGGCGACAACGAGGGCGGGGCGGATGACGCGGCGCATGACCGGGGACCTGGGGGGCGATGGGAGCGAGGCGGGAGCGAGGCGGGTGCGAGGCGGGTGCGAGGCGGGTGCGAGGTTAATGGGGATCGGCCTTGGCGGACCACCAGCAGGCCGAGGTGTCGCAAGGGATGCGGGCGGGGTCGAGGAGGCCGGCGCTGCCGTCGGCACGGACGTAGTTGGACTTGCGGTTGTGGCGGACGGCGCCTTTGTCGCCCTGGGCGAGGCGATTGAAGCCGGGACTGTTGGCATTGCCGACCTCCTTCCAGATCCACCAGCGATCCTGTGGCCAGACGCCGAAGACGTCACTGTGACCGTCGCCGAAGAACAGGAGTTGGGAGGGGGATTCGATGGATGCGGTACGGCAGAGGTTGTTTTCGTAACCGGCGGGGCGGCCAAAGGGTGGCGGGGCGCCGCCGAAGGTCCAGTGGACGTTGACGGCGCCGATTCCGCTGGGGATGTCCATTTCGCCCGGGAGGAATTGTCCGAGGAGCCAGGGACTGGGGGGGCGGGATTTGGAGGGGCGGGCGTTGGCGTACACATCCTCCTTTTCGGCCGGGCAATCGTAGAGGCGGGCGACTCGACCGACGTAGGGGAACAGGTAGGCGCGCCAGGTGGACTCGCCGCCGCCCTGGGGAAGGAGCCCCTGGATGGGGGGCAGCCATTCGTCCGCGTCGGCCGCGTAGATGTGGGTGGCGAGGCCGAGTTGTTTGAGATTATTGAGGCAATTGATCTGGATGGCCCGGCCCTTGGCCTGGCCGAGGGCGGGGAGGAGCATGGAGGCGAGGATCGCGATGATCGCGATCACAACGAGGAGTTCAATGAGGGTGAACCCGCAGGTGGGCGGCGGGGACTGGCGCGGGCGTGGGAGGCTTGCCACGGCTCCATTGTAAAGCCGGGTTCGAGGCCGGTCGTCAATGGCGACGGGGTGACGACGGGGTGAATCGGAGGGTGGGGGGGCGGCCGGGGCGGGACGCTTCACCTCACCGGGGGCTTCGCGGGATCGTTTCCTGGAGTTCCGTCCTTCCTTCGAAGGGCGGAATCCGTACGATTCATACGACTGAAGTATGCAATTCAGATCTCTTCTTGACCCGCTCCGGGTGAGCTGGTGACATCCGCCCATCAGCCGTGGATCCGCAGGGACGGGATACCGTATTCCGTGCGAGTCACCGGTGCTCTCACCTAATCACGTTTGGGGAAGGCTTACATGAGACCCTTGTTGCTGGCGGGAACGATCGGGACCCTGATGGCAGTGCTGCCTGGCTGGGCGCAGGTGACGGTGCAGGATCCGGGGAATGTTGTGGGGAGCGGGGACGGGGCGTGGTCGTATCTGATCCTCGAGGCGGAGGATTTCCACACCAAGTCCAATGAGAATCCGGAGGCGGGGTTCATCCGGGTGGACGACAGCGGGTCGATGACCAGTTTCCGGGGCGACCCGATCCTGGGCCCGAACACGACGGCCTCGAAGAAGGCGGCGTTGTACACGCTGACGGGGTTTGGAGAGCACAGCGACAAGGTGACGTACACGGTGCAGTTCGTGCATCCGGGGACCTACTACCTCTACATGCGGTTCACGATGTATGAGAACGGGGGCAACGAGGTGCATTACCTGAACGAGGATTCGTTCTTCGTGCCGCCGGATTTCAACGCGGATCCGCAGACGGACTGGCCGCTGCCGCGCGGGGGGTATGCGGAAGGGTGTTGTGGGATCTCGGGATTTCTGTGGATCAACGAAGGGGACCTGGGGCGGGTGGATCACTCGATGGGGGACGAGGAGGGGGCGGCGTTCTGGGAGGGGAACTTCCACTGGAACGAGCTGCGATCGAGCCAGTTCAACAACCCGGAGACGACGGGGGAGCCGAATGTTCATTTTGCGTACGAGGTGACGGCGGAGCGTGTGGGGCAGCCGCTGGAGTTCACGATCTCGTACCGGGAGGGCGGGGTGACGATCGATCTGCTGCTGTTCAGCACGAATCCGGAACTCATGACGGAATACAGCCAGGAGGAGCTGGATGCGATCCTGCTGGGAGCGGGAGGGTCGGCGCCCAGTCTCGCAATCCGGCGGGAGGGCGACTCCGTCGTTCTGTCCTGGCCGGCTTCCGCGGAAGGGTTTGTGCTGGAGTCCACACCCTCGCTGTCGCCGGCGACCTGGACCGCCGTGTCGGAGACCCCGACGTCCGCGGGCGGGCAATCGTCGGTCACCATCGGTGCCGGCAGCGGGACGCGTTACTTCCGGTTGCGGCGACCGTGAGTTTCCGCCTTCGCTCGTGGCCCTCACGGCGACGTTCCCGACCCTCCTTTCGTTCGAAGGCATCGGGCAGGTCGTGCCGCAGGAAGGGCGGCAGATCCGGACATGGGTGGCAGACCCAGTGCGGCCCCTCATGTACGGACTGAACGTCGTCGAGAACGCGAGGTCCTCCCTCCTGGCCCTTCAAGCCCGCCATGCCCGACTCTTCCGCGCCAGGCTGTCGGGCGTCCCGGGCGGTTCCGGCGTCCATGAATGGTTGGACCCCGGGGTGTGCCCCACCGGTTATACCGGCTCATGGGAGAGTAGCGTCGCCGCTCGATGTCCAGGAAACGGCCCGCTGCCTTTCCCGCTCCCGCGGATCGGACTGCCCGCCGCCGGCCGACATCCGGGCGGAACAGGAGCCTGAGAATGGGCCCCGCCAGAGCCATCGTCATCGAGACCCATGACGGGCGCGACGAAGACATGGAAAGCGGGGGGTGAACCCATCATCATCGCGGGCGGAGAACGATGGGTCTCAGCACGCGCATGTATATCGACGACATTGAAATCGAGAACTTCCGGACCTTCCGGAAGAGCCGGATCGCGTTCTGCCACCCGGACCAGAGATATCGAGACGCCGTCAAGCCGGAGCCAACGTCCGGGCGCGACCTGGATTTTCCCAAGCCGATGCTGCCCAACGTGAATCTGCTGCTCGGCAACAACGGGCTTGGGAAGACGACCTTGCTCAAAGCCATTGCCCTGGCGGCGCTCGGCCCGGCGGTGCGGAGTTCGGGAATCTATGCAAACCGGCTGGTGCGACGCGAACCGGGCAGCGGGACTGGCAAGGGAGGGAAGCTGGCCGAATCTGCGCCGGAGGCGACCATCGGTGCGCA carries:
- a CDS encoding prepilin-type N-terminal cleavage/methylation domain-containing protein, with the translated sequence MGGCHQLTRSGSRRDLNCILQSYESYGFRPSKEGRNSRKRSREAPGEVKRPAPAAPPPSDSPRRHPVAIDDRPRTRLYNGAVASLPRPRQSPPPTCGFTLIELLVVIAIIAILASMLLPALGQAKGRAIQINCLNNLKQLGLATHIYAADADEWLPPIQGLLPQGGGESTWRAYLFPYVGRVARLYDCPAEKEDVYANARPSKSRPPSPWLLGQFLPGEMDIPSGIGAVNVHWTFGGAPPPFGRPAGYENNLCRTASIESPSQLLFFGDGHSDVFGVWPQDRWWIWKEVGNANSPGFNRLAQGDKGAVRHNRKSNYVRADGSAGLLDPARIPCDTSACWWSAKADPH